AACAGGGAAAGAGCTAGAAGGTGAGACACCAAACTCCATCCCATGGTGATGTTTGAACCAGGTTGGAGCTGGTTTCACATGTTTTTCATTGTGCATGACTTTGTTAATTGCCTTAGTGGGAATGCATTACtgcaaaataaagtgaaattgtTTTCCTTATTGCTTGTAATTTACAGAGGGGTGGTTTTGATAATATAAACCAAGGACTTTTCAAATCCATTGATTTAAGGGTAGAAGGAGGGGTTTCTTTTTAAGTGTTCATTTTGAACTATGCTTTCACTACTAAATTCAAAACCAAGGGGAAAAATCCATGTTTCTCCGTTTTGTAATAGCTATTAGATGTCCACAGCATCATCAGACCTGTGGAAAACGCATGCTTTGTGTATGGAAGACGGAGCGTCAGGAGTTGTCCTTTGCCAAGAAATGGACTCTGACACTCAAAGGCACAGGCTGGAGGAGACCCAGGGAACCCGGGAAAGCCCAGGCCTAACTCAGGCCCGCGTGGGTCTCTTCTGATCCCAGAAGATGAGGACTGGGTCCTGGCTCTGGGCTCTGGGCATCCTGGTGTCGACTGTGAGTTCCCAGCAGAGGCCCATAGTCCCGGTCCGGCAGCCGAGGGAAGCGGCGGGGTCTCCCAGAAGAAGAAAGGGCCAAGGTCACCCCGGGTGACTCTCCAGCAGCAGCGGAGGGCGGCGGTCGGGGTCGCTGCTGGCCGGGGCCTCGAGGAAGCCGCGGGTCAGCCAGGGCTGGGTCTCCGTTCCCAGGCGCTGCCACCGCCAGGGAGCAAGTCAGGCCGGGACGTAGCGCCTGCGTGGGACCCTCACTTACCACCAGGACCCCCACAAACCCCGCCCCATCCTGCCTTACGTCCCGCCCCAAGGTCGTCCTCCCGACCCAGGGGCCCGCCCCAAGGCCGTCCTCCCGCCCCGCCGCTTGGTGGCGGCCGCATGCTGCCCGGATATAAAGCGTCGGCCCCACATCCCAGGGACCAGCGAGCAGCCTTGAGAGGCCTTGGCGCTCGCCTCTTCGGCGGCCCGAGGGTGCCATGGCCGAGTGCCCGTTACGTGGGGAGGAAGTCACCGACCACCCGGACCGCCTGTGGGCCTGGGACAAGTTCGTGTATTTGGACGAGAAGCAGCGCGCCTGGCTGCCCTTAACCATTGAGGTACAGCCAGCTCTGGAGCGGATGGCGAGGCAGCAGGGGCAGCCCCCGGGAGTTTGGGATGCCCTAGGAAGGGTGAGGCCTTGAGGAGCACCCACTGTGGGGCAGGGAGGATCCCCACAGATGAAGCCACTTTGAGCCGGGCTCTGGAGGATGAATAGGAGTTCTCCAGGCAGGGAAAAAGGGTGGGAAAACCGCAAAGGAATGTCGGCCAAAGGAGGGGACCCAGTGCCTGCGGAGGGGGACTATAATGTTGACTACAGCAGGGCTTTTCTGGGCTTCGGGGTCCTAATCCTTAAAAATGGGTATCTCTAAGTGACTCATCCATATGGCCGATTATCGGAATCATCTTAGGTGGGtcccagaaatctgtattttaaaaagaaccctCAACAGCTCAAAAGAACACGTCAACCAGGCACAGCAACCACTGCTCAGTGTGAAGTATTTTCCATGACCTCTGTGCTTTCTTTAGAAAACAAACTGAACAAGTGATGTCGTAGTATAAGCGCCGGTATTGAATCAATATTGACTTTGTTTTATGTGTGATGCCTTAAGATGGGTCCTTAGTCCATGTTaagtttttgttaaatatataactCTTTTACAAGTATTTGGATTTACTCAATGAAAAAGAGTCAAAAAATGTTCAAACTCTTTCCAAACATAGACTGaagaaagcataaaaattaaaacaaattagaacATGTATGTCCAGTAGCAAACAATCAAAAGTTATTGAGTGTTAACTGTGTCTCTACAGATGGGAAACGGAGGCACAAAAATGTACATTTGTCCAAGGTAGGACTGCTAGTGGGTAATGGGGTTGGAATTCTAGGCTCTTAACCACCACcaaaatttgcttttttattggcacttcaattttttaaatatgtttttactttaataatcaagttaaacatttactttttttaaatcaaaatttgaagaaataatgtgcAGATtcagtgaatttctttttttaaatctctggttGAGAAATCTCTTCTTCAACGTGCCACCAAAACCACAAACCAGATAGTTTTTCATGTAATCATGATAAATGCCACACAAAAACCCACTAGCAAACTGTGGGACAGATTTTGCCTCACATCATTGAAAAGGccagtattctttttctttcttctttgtctttttttttttttttttcttgtagagacagggtctcgctccgtcacccaggctgatcttaaacttctggcctcaagcgatcctcctgcctcggccttccaaagcactggaattacaagtgtgagccactgcaacccgCCAGAAAAAAAGCGTGCTTTTCATGGCCCTGTCTGGGTGGCTAGACACATGTGCGTGCTGGTGGTCCTGGCCCAGCCAGAGTCCCTGAGAGGAGCATGCATGGCCTAAGGAAGTGAGCTGCAGGGAACAGTGATGACTGTCATTTCATACTCGGACCCCTGCCCAGACGGGTGGGTGGCTGGCAGGAAAGACTCTGGTTTTCTGTGCCTGGAGGAGCCCTGGCAAGCGGAACCTGAAAGTATGCCCTGTCCTTTTCTTCTCCTCAGATAGAGGATAGGTTACGGGTGCTCTTGCGTCAGGAAGACATCCTCCTGGGGAATCCTATGACCCCCAGCCAGATAGGCCCAAGCTTGCTGCCTATCTTGTGGCAGCTCTACCCTGATGGACGATACCGATCCTCAGACTCCAGTTTCTGGCGCTTAGTGTACCACATCAAGGCGAGTGTGTTCCTCCCAGGGATCTATCGGGTGATCTTGGGTTTCCCCTCCTCCGTGTCTGGCCTTAGTGGTTTATCTTCCCTCCATCCCAGTCCCAAAAGCATCAAAAATTGGGGGAAATGTACAACTGAGGATTTCTAAAGGACTTTCCCAGAGAGAAGATAGATCCTCTGAGGTATCTAACAGAACCCTACCTCCCGTTCCTCCCAGCCCCCCAGCTGGCTGCAGGAAGACACATCTGGTGGGCAGTCACAGGCTGAAGGCTGGTGGGAGGAGGAGCAGTCTCCCAGAGCCCCTGAAATTCACACTTGGGTTCCTACCTGCTGTTTCCTGCTAGGGGAAGGTGCAGGAGTGAGGAATGGAGGGAGTGGAGGGCTCTGGCTGATCAAcgccttctctgtctctctgcctctcagattgATGGCGTGGAGGACATGCTTCTCGAGCTGCTGCCAGATGACTGACTGTGGCACGGTGAGCTCCACTGACTGGGGCTTGACCCCTTagtccacagtggctgtaccagaAGGAAAGAGCACCCCTTCTCCATGAAGGCAGTGCTAGCCCCTCCCCGACTGCTGCCATCTCAGGGCTCCCAGGGATGGGAGAGTCTCCTGGAGGCACCCGTGTCTCTCCCTTACCACTTGGGGAGCCAAGGGCTTTGTAGGCAGCCCCCTTTATCGCAGCTGCTCATATCTATACAGTACTTCACAACTTCACAAGTTTCAGCCAGCACTTTCATTTCccattgcctttttttctgagatggagtctcgctctgtcgcccaggctggagtggtgcaatctcagctcactgtaagctctgcctcctgggttcacaccattctcccgcctcagccttccgagtagctgggactacaggtgcccgccaccacatccggctagttttttttttttttttttagtagaggcggggtttcaccatgttagccaggatggtctcgatcttctgacctcgtgatctgcccgcttcagcctcccaaagtgctgggattaaaggcttgagccaccatgcccagccttaccATTGCTTTATTAAATAAGCACTGGTGCTTGATAATATAACTGAGCCAGATATTAGATACGTTATTGAGTTTTGAGGAAATAAGATTACAGAACTCCAAAATGAGTTTTGAGAAAGTACAGTGAGTGACATCGTCAGATTGCAGAGCCAGGTGTCAAAACCGTATTCTGACCCCAAGCCTTCTGCCCTGTTCAGAATTTGCCTTGGCTCAGAAGGCCTCTGGGGGCCATCCCTGACCATGAGGCTTCCCACTTAGACTTGCTCCAGCAGCACCACCCCTCACCACTGCCTGGTCCTTTCCTTCCCCCTTGACTCTGTCTCCTCTTGTCCTTTCCCAGGTCTCGCAGCACCTGTCTCCTTTCGCCCCAGGGCCTGAGCCTGGCCAGCCTACAGCGAGGATGTTCTGTTTCTGTTCACCTTCGTTTACGATGCCCGTGTCTTCTCCTCCACCACGCTGGGGTCTGGGAGGGAATGGACAGAGGATGAGCTCTCCCCAGGGCCTGCTGGACCTGCCCGTAGCCCACTCTGCTCCCCTCAGCACTACCGCTCCTGCCAGGGAGGACTCCATTTGGCAGAGCTGCTTCCAGGTGCCCACCTTGACCTGTGCCTCAGCTTTTCTCAGCTGGCTGATGGTTTTCAGCCTCTTTCCGCCCCTGCTGTCCCTCACAGCACTACTGTTTCGTGTTGCACACTCACTCAGCTCCGTGAACTTGTGAGAACACAGCCGATTCACCTGAGCAGGGCCTCTGAGACCCTGGACCAGTGGTCTCACATGGTGCTTTGCCTGCAAACCCTGCCTGAACACAGGTTCAGGTGCAGCTCAAGAAAAGCCCTGAAAGGAGCGTTTGTCTGCGCTCAGGACTCAGAAGCCTTTGCGTCACTGGTCCACAGCCCGGGACGCAGCAGAAGGCCAGGCCGTCGAGCCCTGTGGACGAACCGTCAGAACCCTTGGCTTGCCCACGTGGAAAAGGGATAGAGGTTGGGTTTCCCCCCTTTTATAGATGGTCACACACCTGGGTGTTAGATGAGGTTGTATGTGTCATGAATACTTTTTGTAATGATTGATTAAATGCAACATAGTTTATCTAACTTCATGCTGAATCAGCTTCCATCCTTGACTTAGATTCTGGTGAAGAGACGTGAGAATAGGCAgccacaaaataaaaactattcatggatttatttattttactttggagATAAGGGACtacaatttttttccccatataatCCAATGCTTAAAACCCCAGTGCTCTTGGAGGCATACGTTGAGAACCATTGGAGTAAGCAATCTCAAAAACGTCGGCAATGCCTGGTATTCAAGAGCCCCTCTGCCTCCATCTGGTcctgccctcctcaccctctTCATTCCCATGTGCCCTCGGCTCCAACCAGCGCTGCCTTCTCCTCGCCCAGGCATTCACCAGGCTCTGTCTTTGCACGGATACTTCTGTCCTCTCTGTTCACAATACCAGCAGAAGCCCCTCCTGCCTGAAACTGTTGCTGACCACTCAGGCCCCAAGCAGactcccttccccacctcccgTGACCTGCAGGCACAGCAGATCCCATCCCATGCCCTGTCCTCTTGCTCCCTTCTCAAGGCCCCCCTGCCCCTCCTGTATCTCCATAGACAGTAGCTGGACCTCAAATATTACCAGGGGATGCCTTCCAGAGAAGGGAATCCATCCTGTGTCGAATCCTGGCCCTCCCATTTCCATGTATCTCTAGTCCACAGCTTTCTTGTCACAGATGAACTTACAGGGTTTTTCTGAGGATTCAGCGGGATATATAACTGCAGTGTTTTAACAGAATTGTATAAGAAAAACACTGCTTCTCCCACCTTACAGTCTCTGAACCCAGGTTTCTTAACTAGCACTAGACAGAGAAGAAACACTTGATGCCCAATGTGCCAGGGTTTGTGTCTCCTGTAACCCAGTCACCCTGCACAGCCTATGGCAGCAATGGAGTTTGGTCTATGGGAGCAATTACTGTAGAGATGCCTCTCAGCAGGGCCAAAACATGGAAAGGCAGAGCAGGGGGGCCGTGGGCGATCAGGCAGCCTCCTCATTTTAGGAATAGGAATGCGAGGACCCAGGAAGAGGAAAGCTTTTGTGCCAGATTCTTTTGTTGACCAAATATTTGACCATCACCATAAACAGTGCCAGGAACTGGGACGTAGCAAGGACAAGACGAAGGCCCTACTCTCATGCAGCCGTAGTTCtgggaaaacataaaaagaaggTGCGAAATCCCAGAAGAAATCCCAGAAGAAAATAGAACAGGGTAACAGAGTGTAGAGAGTTCGATTGGCTGGTAAGGAAATTCCTGTCTGTGGATGTGGCATTTAAGATTGGGCCTTGAAAAAGAGGGCGCTAGATTCTCAGGAAGAGGGGATGGCAAGCGCTGTGCAGATTTGATTTGCtgtggaaattaaaaacatagcaAAAGGATTACTTCTTACTAAAAGAAACGCTGTTTTGTAAGAATAAATGACCCCAATAAATTAACTAAATGCAATGCAGAATCTCAGTTTTCCACCAGACTGACTCTAGGGTTTTGGCTAGAAACACAAAGTTGTTTTGCCAATGCATTCTAAATACCTCATAATTttccacacatatatatatttatatacagagagagagacacggagtttaactcttgttgcccaggctggagtgcagtggcacgatcttggttcactgctacctgggactacaggcacccaccaccacgcccggctaatttttttgtatttttagtagagacagggtttcaccatgttggtcaggctggtctccaactcctgacctcaggtgatccacccaccttggcctcacaaagtgctgggattacaggcgtgagccaccgtacccagcctccctctacatattttattacatacatatttatttatattttctttaatttctttcaataacaTGTTGCAGTTTTCAGAGTAtaggttttgcatttctcttgttaAATTGATTCCTAACTTTACtttattatgatttaaaaaatatataattaacctggcatggtggtatgtaactttagtgccagctacttgtggggctgaggcaggaggatcgtttgagcccgggaagtcaaggctacagtgagccgtgttcctgccactgcactccagcctgggtgacaaagcaagaccctctctcaaacaacaaaaaagcgcaaacaaaaaaactaacatgAAATCTGCCCTCATAACAGACTTCTAAGTGTACAGTACAGTATTGTTTATTATATGAACATtgttgtacagtagatctctagaactttttcatcttgcatgacTAAAACTCTATGCCCTCCAAAGAGCAACTCTTCATCGCCTCCTCTTCCCCAGCTCCTGGAAACCACTACccttctttctgcttctatgagttttacAACTTTAGCTTCCTCATCCAAGTAGGactcatgcagtatttgtccttctgtgactgatTTATTTCACCTAGCGTGATGTCCTCAAGGCTCATCCATATGGCAggacttccttcttttctaaggcTGCATAAAGTTTCATTGTATGTATGCACCACCATTTCCTCCTTCATTCATCCACCAGTGGATAGGAGGTGGTTTTCACCTCTTCGCTATTAAGTATGGTGCTGAAATGAATGTGGGCATGCAAATATCAATTCAAGATTCTGTTTCCTAATTCTTTCTGATGAATACCCGTAAGTTGGATTGCTGAgccatatggtagttctatttttaattttttgaagagtctccatactgttttccataacagtTACAACATTTTACGTTCCTACCAACTATGCACGAGGGTTtgccacagcctcaccagcatttgttgttttctggttttttgatAACGGCCATCCTCACAGGTACGAtgtgatatttattttacttattctgTTCCAATCTGGAtgatttctcttttgtcttcttgCCTAATAACCCTGGCTAGAACCTCTAGaactgtgttgaatagaaatagtgagagtgggccaggcacggtggctcatgcctgtaatcccagcactttgggaggccgagatgggtggatcacctgaggtcaggagttcaagaccagcctggccaacatcgtgaaacccctgtctctgctaaaaacacaaaaattatcccagtgtggtggcaggtgcctatagtcccagctacttgggaggctgaggccagagaattgcttgaactcaggaggcggaggttgcagtgagctgaaatcataccactgcactccatcctgggcgacagagcaagactccgtctcggggaaaaaaaaagaaagaaagaaagtgtgagagtggacatccttgccttggtCCTGATCTTAGAAATCTtcatctttcaccattaagtctGATATTAGCTATGGCTTCTTCATAAATGTCCTTTATCAcattgaggaagttcccttctattctcggtttattgagtgtttttttcaTGCAGGGATGTTAGATTTTGTCAgatgtttttttctgcatctgttgagatgatcatctATTGGAATATTGGTGTTTGTCCTTTATTGTATTGATATGGTGTGATACACtcattttttttggtatgttgaaccattttgcatttctgagaTGAATTTTAATGGGTCCTAGCGTATAATCTTTTTTATatactgttggatttggtttgctagcattttgttaagggtgttttttttttttttttctgagacagagtctcgctctgtcgcccaggctggagtgcagtggcgcgatctcggctcactgcaagctccacctcccgggttcacgtcattctcctgcctcagtctcccgagtaactgggactacaggcgcccgccaccacgcccagctaacttttttttgtatttttagtagagacagggtttcactgtgttagccaggatggtctcaatctcctgacctcgtgatccacccgccttggcctcccagagtgctgggattacaggcgtgagccaccgtgcctggctaattttttttgtatttttagtagagatggggtttcaccgtgttagccaggatggtctcgatctcctgaccttgtgatctgcccgccttggcgggattacaggcatgagccaccgtgcccagcctgtcctttcatttttattaatataatttaaaagcagGAGGGAAGGAATTACTACTGGTCTGCAACTAAAGAGATCAAGAATGTTGCAAGAATAACACAATTTGctgtattattaaaaaatcaaacagttGGCTTGAAATGCTCACCTTAAAAAATATGACATATAATCACAAATAATTAGGTCGATTTTTGCTCAAAGTTACAACTGCCTTTTTTCAACATCTCTACTTTCTTTGGCAACTGTTCAACAGGGTGACAGGCACCCCCACCTACATTTGCTTCAGGCTATCTCAGAATGAATGTAGTCAGATGCTAATGTCACAATAGGAAAAACTAAACTTGAAGTAAAACTGTATCATTAGCTTAGTAATTACTTATAACAAAGGTCTTTGTATATTaaggaaaacagtaaaatatgtatattatgcaTTTTTCTCCTTGAATTTCTAGAAAATCCTTTCGTAAAGATGGATTTGTACATAccatattctgaattttattaatctgtttcttgatatttttaaaatgaacatcaCCACCTTTGCTACAAGAAGCTCAGGGTAATGTGCCCAGTAGTTGGCAATCCTAGGCTGAAAGTGTGTGATGTCATACAGAATCACGAAGCTGGGGTTTTATTTACTCCTAACCATCTACGATCTTACCCCAGGAGAAAGCCTGGCCAGCCTCATTTGGCACCTAAGGTCAAGATAAtaaattctggattttttttttaggaggcCAGGGGTGACAAGTACATACTGTTGTGTAATGGTTACACTAAGCAAAAAACACCAGCCACTCAGAGTCCTTTACTGTAAAGTGTAGATAACACTGTGTGGTATGCCTTGATTGAGGAATTAAAGGTAGTTTAACTGAAGATGTTGAGGAAACTTGGTTCTGGTTTTAGTATACCAGAATaactatttttcaattttagaaaaCCAAGGTAGAGGAATTAGGGGATACTTTGTTATGGGTTcatttataagaagaagagaacTCACCATAAATACTTGGTGAGATTTGTCCTGTCTTAAACTTGAATTATAATATGAGTAATGCTTAAGGGAatttaataaagaaggaaagctaaaaaaaaaaaagagagagagagaaaggcagttGGTCCAAAAAGTGATCCCAGTGGACTAGCTAGTGTGACGTGTGATTAACACAGATTATCTCCTTTAGGCTTTACGAAGAAGTAAGTACTCTTGTTACCCCCAAGTTCTCGGTGAAGAAACAGGCTCCGAGACTAGAAGTTACTTGCCCCAAGTTAGTAAGTGGTGTGGTCTGGATGTTGCCAGAATCTACCCTGTTTCTCTCTTCTGGTATTTGTTTATTCAACTCAATCTTTGGCCCTGAGCTAGGTGCAGGGGGTATGCATTCTAGTACAGAGGGAAGTCCCACGATGGAAAGAAACAGAGCAGAGCGatcaggaaggcaggaagagcTTTGTGTGGGCCCTTCAGGCAAGGCCCCTCTGGGAATTCTCCATTTGAGGTCTCTTTTTCAGCCAAGTAGAACAGATGGACTGACACAGCTATCTCTGATCCAGGGGAAACCAGCTTACTAGAGAAACTTGATAGAATTGCTGAGCAGATCTGGCCTTTTGAGGTTTGCAGGCAGGAATTCAAAGTGGAAATTGTCAGCCTGTTTTTATGAGTATTTTGTCTATCAATATTTTTCTGTCAGGTTTAGAAAATAAGAAGGCAAAGTGGGTTCCACCAAATGTGGCATTTCACCTGGCAAGTGATACAGAAGAGTGGGGCACACGGTCTCCCGTGTGTGAAGGAGTTTTTGGAACACAGAATCTAAGCTGGTGAGGGATGAATGAAGTGTGGAAACAGCCATAAAGAATTTAGATATTCAGGAAAGAAGTCCTTTGTGTGTTTCTCCACATACTTATCCGTGTTTTCGCCATGGTTACGTTGttttgtactttattttgttgttgtttctgctAGGcagaaatgttttatgttttaacatTGTCGTCAtatatattgcttttcttttgtgtattctgggtttaggtttttctttttctttttctttttttttttttttttccttgagactgagtcttgctctgtctccaggctggagtgcagtggttcaatctcggctcactacaacctctgcctcccgggttcaagcgattctcctgcctcagcctcccgagtagctgggactacaggtgcccgccaccacgcccagctaattttttgtatttttagtagagacacggtttcaccatgttggccaggatggtcttgatctcctgacctcttgatccacctgcctcggccttccaaagtgctgggattacaggcgtgagccaccgcacccggcccaggtTTTTCTTAATAAGGACTTCTCTGCTCCACAATAACAAATTTCCTTCATGTTTTTGTCTATCCTTTTGTCGTTTCCTTTGTTTAAGTCATTAATCTATCTGGAATTTACTTTTATATCAGAAATCCAAGTTTTTTAGGTAAATGGCTAGCCAGGTGTCATGACACTGTTTAGTGACTAATGTATCCTTTGGCAGTGCTTCGAAATGCCACCTTGATTGTGTAAGAAAGGCAAAAGTTCACCGGTACCCTCTTAGCATTTTCGGCTGGGCTAGAGAATTCAATTGACGTAAAACAGATTCATAGGAGAAAAGCGTATTGATTTAATGTAAGTTTTCTGTGACACAGGAGCCCTCAtaggaaaacaaagacacaaagaaacaGAGTTAAACACTAATTTTGGACAAAGAGTAGTATATGGTGAAAATGTGACCAGGCAAGGGGCCTTGGGCTAGGGGAGTTACTTGTGGCTGAAGGAGAAAGGTTCATTTATGATGTTAGTTTATACAGAATTCTCTCAGCCTCCACTGTCAGCCCCAGTGATGTGTTACTTTCCTTCTGACAGAGGGAGGACATCTTCCACATGGAggtttctctcttgctttcaggaagagaaaggagaaggcagAGTGCATCTGTTCTCCTGCTCGTGCATCTGTTCTTTATCAAGCATAAAATATTCGTTACGCCCACGTGGCAGTTCTACCAGCCTTCATGCATGTGCTAAATTTCCACTTGTATTTTCAGTTCTCTCTCAGCCTCTGTTCCATTTTCACGTTCTGAGGCCTGCACCTGCGTGAGCACCACCAGGGTTAGCTGCTGCAGCTTTGGGTTGCTTGTTGATGGCTGCTAACCCTAGTGCGCCTTCACAGCTCTCCTCGTTCAGATTTTTCCCAGCTTTTCTTACATCTGAAATTCTCCATATCAATTTGAGGTTCAAACTGTCCAGGTACAAAACTCTTAAGTTCTTTGTTGTGATTGCATTACATTCATAAATAGGCTTAGGGAGACATTTTATCTTTATGATAACGAAGACTCCTATTGATTTAGGCACCACTTTTCCATAGCCCTATGTACCACTAAGAGCTTTACAAATGCTTACTTAACTCGATATGTTAATCTGTACAACAGCCCATGAGATGGCTATTTTTAttgtccctgttttacagatgaggaaactgaggcatagaggtaaattgttcaatttacattactattttaagatttttaggtTTATTCAAGACTTGCTTACTGTCcttcaggattttaaaatttgcttcctctaagtattttacatgtgatcacctttttttttttctaactgacTTGTGTCTATATAGTAGAAAACTGTTGGGTGTTACGTGTTAAAtgtataaacatttgttgaattatcTTATTGGTTCAAATATATTCTGGAAAGGTTGTTTTCCTTATATAATTCAGAAGGTCTGCATTGCACTTTTagaggttttattattttttttgagacagggtctcactctgtcacccagactgtagtgcaggggcgtgatctcccctcactgcaatttccacctcccaggctcaagcaattccgctgcctcagcctcctgagtaactgggattacaggcgtgcactacaaccgcccggttaatttttgtatttttagtagagatggggtttcatcg
This genomic window from Piliocolobus tephrosceles isolate RC106 chromosome 6, ASM277652v3, whole genome shotgun sequence contains:
- the TCL1A gene encoding T-cell leukemia/lymphoma protein 1A isoform X3; translation: MAECPLRGEEVTDHPDRLWAWDKFVYLDEKQRAWLPLTIEIEDRLRVLLRQEDILLGNPMTPSQIGPSLLPILWQLYPDGRYRSSDSSFWRLVYHIKIDGVEDMLLELLPDD
- the TCL1A gene encoding T-cell leukemia/lymphoma protein 1A isoform X2, which translates into the protein MAECPLRGEEVTDHPDRLWAWDKFVYLDEKQRAWLPLTIEVQPALERMARQQGQPPGVWDALGRIEDRLRVLLRQEDILLGNPMTPSQIGPSLLPILWQLYPDGRYRSSDSSFWRLVYHIKIDGVEDMLLELLPDD
- the TCL1A gene encoding T-cell leukemia/lymphoma protein 1A isoform X1, with protein sequence MHGLRKLMAWRTCFSSCCQMTDCGTVSQHLSPFAPGPEPGQPTARMFCFCSPSFTMPVSSPPPRWGLGGNGQRMSSPQGLLDLPVAHSAPLSTTAPAREDSIWQSCFQVPTLTCASAFLSWLMVFSLFPPLLSLTALLFRVAHSLSSVNL